The following proteins come from a genomic window of Anas platyrhynchos isolate ZD024472 breed Pekin duck chromosome 20, IASCAAS_PekinDuck_T2T, whole genome shotgun sequence:
- the TMIGD1 gene encoding transmembrane and immunoglobulin domain-containing protein 1 — translation MAQKSSLAVPYAVPVLLVCFLACVATGVELSVNNHAADFTLSTSSGTPISLSCLVQNSSKAEELLWYRGDGQVDLKDGNKVNISNICISPATETDNGVTFTCKLRRDQSVKVSVILDVQFPPNVTEDETVKAEEDKDVTLTCNAKSNPQGQATWYKNNTILTLQQNRYQVYQTSEVFQLSITKVVKSDNGTYTCEVKSSLGTGRKNFHLIVEDKKTVFPLEAVIAAVVVVTLTVLFGIVARKDKIFKCFKKSSETAL, via the exons ATGGCGCAGAAAAGCAGCCTTGCAGTCCCCTATGCAGTGCCTGTCCTCCTGGTTTGCTTTTTGGCATGCGTAGCCACAG GCGTGGAACTGTCTGTAAACAACCATGCTGCTGACTTCACCCTGTCCACATCATCTGGGACTCCCATCTCCCTCTCCTGCCTGGTACAGAACAGCAGCAAGGCCGAGGAGCTGCTCTGGTACCGAGGAGATGGCCAAGTGGATCTGAAAGATGGGAACAAAGTGAACATCAGCAACATCTGCATCTCCCCGGCCACTGAGACCGACAATGGTGTCACCTTCACGTGCAAGCTGAGGCGGGACCAATCCGTCAAGGTCTCGGTGATCCTGGATGTCCAGT TTCCTCCCAATGTGACTGAAGACGAGACCGTCAAAGCCGAAGAAGACAAAGACGTCACTCTGACCTGCAATGCCAAATCCAACCCGCAAGGCCAAGCAACCTGGTACAAGAACAACACCATCCTGACCCTACAGCAAAATCGCTACCAGGTGTACCAGACTAGCGAGGTCTTCCAGCTCTCTATCACGAAAGTAGTGAAGTCTGACAACGGGACCTACACCTGTGAGGTGAAATCCTCTTTGGGAACCGGGAGAAAGAATTTCCACCTGATAGTTGAAG ataaaaaaactgttttccccCTGGAGGCTGTTATTGCTGCTGTGGTGGTGGTTACGCTCACCGTGCTTTTTGGAATTGTGGCTCGAAAAGATAAAATTTTTAAG tgcttCAAGAAATCAAGTGAAACAGCTCT GTAA